The Penaeus chinensis breed Huanghai No. 1 chromosome 29, ASM1920278v2, whole genome shotgun sequence genome window below encodes:
- the LOC125040644 gene encoding esterase CG5412-like — protein MAGNRLRILCLHGYGQNANVFQEKLGGFRRFVKHLASFSFLSAPHPLDSPISVEKVEERAWWLKKDENEMIIYRGFEESVLAIERHVQSCGPFDGILGFSQGATMVGLLCGLKQQKKLNFDFKFAILFAGFCSRSQAHQEIYKEQIILPSLHVIGETDQIIPIEEGERLTGHFLNPTILRHKGGHHVPSSGPQKDVYRDSYRQFLESFTSNENGDKELDE, from the exons ATGGCTGGCAATAGATTAAGA ATTCTCTGCTTGCATGGCTATGGTCAAAATGCCAATGTTTTTCAAGAAAAATTAGGTGGCTTTCGAAGGTTTGTCAAACACCTTGCGAGTTTTAGCTTTCTGTCGGCTCCTCACCCCCTAGATTCTCCCATTAGCGTAGAAAAAG TCGAGGAACGAGCCTGGTGGCTAAAAAAGGATGAGAACGAAATGATAATTTACCGCGGATTTGAAGAGAGTGTGTTAGCTATAGAGAGACACGTGCAGAGCTGTGGCCCCTTCGATGGCATTCTGGGGTTCTCGCAGGGAGCAACAATGGTAGGGTTGCTATGCGGGTTGAAGCAGCAGAAAA aaCTTAATTTTGACTTCAAATTTGCAATTTTGTTTGCTGGCTTCTGCAGTCGTAGTCAAGCTCATCAGGAAATATACAAAGAGCAGattattcttccttcccttcatgtAATTGGCGAAACAGACCAAATCATTCCTATAG AGGAAGGCGAGAGACTAACAGGACACTTCCTCAACCCCACCATCCTCCGCCATAAAGGGGGACACCATGTACCGTCGTCTGGGCCGCAGAAGGACGTCTACAGGGACTCCTACAGGCAGTTCCTGGAGTCGTTTACTAGTAATGAAAACGGTGATAAGGAGTTAGATGAATAA
- the LOC125040720 gene encoding uncharacterized protein LOC125040720 encodes MGSTLASSVLGGSYAEVRRPERSARRKRQNSEGDSLVWERQRGCESESEMVSSTSSLRINQRRGSEGSEVEEGKKGVFMQLLQMVRLREDKKKQDYESDVDEGRASSRERGTMGRVVHRLSRTKLMADHHPDHFRDFTSLVFDPSAVPERPKSACDNTLLRNAEKLYSGLGSVRAYSGEPEAGDRVSAERLNEVREAQARAVAASCHSRENSVGRARSAEREAAGIRTPKAVPVPRVPQGSRSGEFSLGGGQGHRARRAAGGAEPQVPGAQGHGRDLLGGHGAPQERVQEGEHLRERSDPVRPDGRQAVPRGPARPTRVQEAEFPGRPSLRVEKVEHDAEGRRRRRRRRRRLGRHEARDAAEGGQFRGARGGSENIGGSCPGDKNIKAKEN; translated from the coding sequence ATGGGCTCCACCTTAGCGTCCTCCGTGCTGGGCGGGTCCTATGCGGAGGTGCGGCGGCCCGAGCGCAGCGCGAGGCGCAAAAGACAGAACAGTGAGGGGGACTCTTTAGTGTGGGAGCGCCAACGAGgctgtgagagtgagagcgagatggTGTCCTCGACGTCCTCCTTGCGGATCAACCAGCGCCGCGGCTCGGAGGGCAGCGAGGTGGAGGAGGGCAAGAAGGGGGTCTTCATGCAGCTGCTGCAGATGGTGCGCTTGCGCGAGGACAAGAAGAAGCAGGACTACGAGAGCGACGTGGACGAGGGCCGCGCCTCGTCCAGAGAGCGCGGGACGATGGGCCGCGTCGTCCATCGCCTGTCGCGGACCAAGCTGATGGCGGACCACCACCCGGACCACTTCCGAGACTTCACATCGCTGGTCTTCGACCCCTCGGCCGTGCCCGAGAGGCCGAAGTCTGCCTGCGACAACACGCTGCTTCGAAACGCCGAGAAGCTCTACTCCGGGCTGGGCTCCGTGCGCGCCTACAGCGGCGAGCCCGAGGCCGGCGACCGCGTCAGCGCCGAGCGGCTGAACGAGGTGCGCGAGGCGCAGGCCCGCGCCGTGGCCGCGTCGTGCCACTCGCGCGAGAACTCCGTGGGGCGCGCGAGGTCGGCCGAGCGGGAGGCCGCGGGCATCAGGACGCCCAAAGCGGTACCGGTGCCGCGCGTGCCGCAGGGAAGCCGCAGCGGCGAGTTCAGCCTTGGGGGAGGTCAAGGCCATCGTGCACGCCGAGCAGCTGGGGGGGCCGAGCCGCAAGTCCCCGGGGCGCAAGGACATGGACGCGATCTACTCGGTGGCCACGGTGCCCCGCAAGAGCGCGTCCAAGAAGGAGAACATCTACGAGAACGTTCCGATCCAGTCCGACCTGATGGGCGGCAGGCAGTTCCGCGAGGACCCGCGCGCCCGACCCGTGTTCAAGAAGCAGAATTCCCTGGACGCCCTTCCCTCCGAGTCGAGAAAGTCGAGCACGATGCGGaagggcgacggcggcggcggcggcggcggcggcggctcggGCGGCATGAGGCACGGGACGCTGCGGAAGGCGGACAGTTTCGAGGGGCACGAGGAGGCAGTGAAAACATTGGTGGCAGCTGTCCAGGAGACAAGAATATTAAGGCGAAAGAAAACTAA